In Syngnathus acus chromosome 21, fSynAcu1.2, whole genome shotgun sequence, one genomic interval encodes:
- the pou1f1 gene encoding pituitary-specific positive transcription factor 1, with the protein MASQVFGGDAFSPLAGDSPLPIFMHHSSAGDCLPSTSHGHSMVSAVSSGLSLGQPSKRSQMQLSASSLANPLGNSPPSLHYPVTPCHYSNQQATYGIMAAQEMLSASISQTCILQTCGVPPPNMVSAANSLQGSLTPCLYKFPDSGLSGSSCALSHGFSSLPSALLLTDEAPGGPAVGEMKVNIQKKSIRELEDTPAMDSPQIQELEMFANDFKIRRIKLGYTQTNVGEALAAVHGSEFSQTTICRFENLQLSFKNACKLKAILAKWLDEAELARALNNDKIGMNERKRKRRTTISLGAKEALEHSFVEKSKPSSQEIARIAKGLHLEKEVVRVWFCNRRQREKRVKTSLSSCLAKLSTNCLGQMSKTHRSMI; encoded by the exons ATGGCGTCTCAGGTATTTGGTGGTGACGCTTTCTCGCCTCTGGCAGGAGATTCTCCTTTGCCAATTTTCATGCACCACAGCTCAGCCGGGGACTGCCTGCCAAGCACCTCCCACGGCCACAGCATGGTCTCTGCAG tctcATCCGGGCTGTCCCTGGGTCAGCCGTCCAAGCGTTCTCAAATGCAGCTCTCCGCAAGCTCCCTGGCGAACCCCCTGGGCAACAGCCCCCCGAGCCTCCATTACCCGGTCACACCATGTCATTACAGCAACCAGCAAGCCACCTACGGCATCATGGCAG CTCAGGAGATGCTCTCCGCGAGTATTTCTCAGACTTGTATCCTGCAAACGTGTGGCGTACCCCCGCCTAACATGGTGAGCGCTGCAAACTCGCTGCAAG GTTCACTGACACCATGCTTGTACAAGTTTCCAGATTCCGGTTTAAGCGGCAGCTCCTGCGCATTAAGTCACGGTTTCTCATCGCTGCCCTCGGCTCTCCTTCTAACTGATGAGGCCCCTGGGGGCCCCGCTGTGGGCGAGATGAAAGTTAACATTCAGAAGAAGAGCATCCGGGAGCTGGAAGACACCCCCGCTATGGACTCCCCCCAGATACAAGAGCTGGAGATGTTTGCCAATGACTTTAAGATAAGGAGGATCAAACTTG GCTACACTCAAACCAACGTGGGCGAGGCACTCGCCGCCGTGCACGGTTCAGAATTCAGTCAGACCACAATCTGCCGCTTTGAAAATCTGCAGCTGAGCTTCAAGAACGCCTGCAAACTGAAGGCCATTCTAGCCAAATGGTTGGATGAAGCTGAGCTCGCTCGAG CTCTGAACAATGATAAAATTGGAATGAATGAGCGAAAGAGGAAAAGGAGAACAACTATcag CCTGGGAGCTAAGGAGGCTCTCGAGCACAGCTTTGTGGAAAAAAGTAAACCATCTTCCCAGGAAATAGCCCGGATAGCTAAAGGCCTTCACCTGGAGAAGGAAGTGGTCCGAGTGTGGTTCTGTAACAGGCGCCAGAGGGAGAAACGAGTCAAAACCAGCCTCAGCTCCTGCTTGGCCAAATTGAGTACAAACTGCTTAGGCCAGATGAGTAAAACACATCGGTCGATGATATAA